In Planctomycetia bacterium, one DNA window encodes the following:
- the tadA gene encoding Flp pilus assembly complex ATPase component TadA, which produces MSAAAPAPSTREYKGRLLGRILIKMGKVNRTQVHEALGVQKTKRGPLGQILIDLGYITEADLKLALAAQIGMEPINLDAMDVQADVIKLVPNQMANTYRIIPVAYDSASNTLSVAIASPDNFQATDDLQKLLGYNIRPMIASEDQITTALNRYYPEGSAQSINDLLTEIGGDAELSKFQGRGESIDLEELKELVNANPVKQLLNLVLLRAIQDHSSDIHFEPFENEYKLRYRIDGVLYEMVPPQRFLAMAIASRIKVMANLDIAERRLPQDGRISLTVAGNPVDLRVAVLPTMFGESVVLRILDRSNVQLDLDRIGLREDDLNILKQLINRPHGIIINTGPTGSGKTTTLYACLNHLNTPDTKILTAEDPVEYDIDGIIQCQVNVDTGMTFARALRSFLRQDPDVILVGEIRDLETAQIAIQSSLTGHLVFSTLHTNDAPSAVARLLDLGVEPFLITATFEAVVAQRLARRICKNCKQPYTPTPEQLMELQLRPEDVEGRTFYFGAGCDYCNGTGYRGRVGIFETMVFNEEIRDLVMNNASTGILREAAQRNGMRTLRESGLLAIYDGITTIEEVVKETVLTE; this is translated from the coding sequence ATGTCCGCTGCCGCACCTGCTCCATCGACGCGCGAATACAAAGGCCGCCTCCTGGGCCGCATCCTCATCAAGATGGGGAAGGTCAACCGCACCCAGGTGCACGAGGCGCTCGGCGTGCAGAAAACCAAGCGCGGCCCGCTCGGCCAGATTCTCATCGACCTGGGATACATCACCGAGGCCGATCTCAAGCTGGCCCTTGCCGCGCAGATCGGCATGGAGCCGATCAACCTCGATGCGATGGACGTACAGGCCGACGTGATCAAGCTTGTCCCGAACCAGATGGCCAACACGTATCGCATCATCCCCGTGGCATACGATTCGGCGTCGAACACCTTGAGCGTGGCCATCGCCTCGCCCGACAACTTCCAGGCGACGGACGATCTCCAGAAGCTTCTGGGGTACAACATCCGACCGATGATCGCCTCCGAGGATCAGATCACCACGGCGTTGAACCGCTACTACCCCGAAGGTTCGGCCCAGTCGATCAACGATCTGCTCACCGAGATCGGCGGCGACGCGGAGTTATCCAAGTTTCAGGGCCGCGGCGAGTCCATCGATCTCGAAGAGCTGAAGGAGCTGGTCAACGCCAACCCGGTCAAGCAACTGCTGAACCTCGTGCTTCTGCGGGCGATTCAGGATCACTCCAGCGACATCCACTTTGAGCCGTTCGAGAATGAATACAAACTTCGATATCGAATCGACGGCGTGTTGTACGAAATGGTGCCCCCGCAGCGATTTCTCGCCATGGCCATCGCCAGCCGAATCAAGGTCATGGCCAATCTTGATATCGCCGAGCGCCGCCTGCCGCAGGATGGTCGCATCAGCCTGACCGTCGCCGGCAACCCGGTTGACCTCCGCGTCGCCGTTCTGCCCACCATGTTCGGCGAATCGGTCGTGTTGCGTATTCTTGACCGCAGCAATGTGCAACTCGACCTCGACCGCATCGGCCTGCGCGAGGACGACCTGAACATCCTCAAACAGCTCATCAACCGGCCGCACGGTATCATCATCAACACCGGACCGACCGGTTCCGGCAAGACGACGACTCTCTACGCCTGCCTGAATCACCTGAACACGCCCGATACCAAGATCCTCACGGCCGAGGATCCGGTCGAATACGACATCGACGGCATCATTCAGTGCCAGGTGAACGTCGACACGGGCATGACGTTCGCCCGTGCCCTGCGGAGCTTCCTGCGACAGGATCCGGACGTGATCCTCGTCGGTGAAATCCGCGATCTCGAGACGGCGCAAATTGCCATCCAATCTTCGCTGACGGGACACCTCGTCTTCTCGACCCTGCACACCAACGATGCACCGTCGGCCGTTGCCCGCCTGCTCGATCTCGGCGTGGAGCCGTTTCTCATCACCGCGACGTTTGAGGCCGTCGTGGCGCAGCGCCTCGCGCGCCGCATCTGCAAAAACTGCAAACAGCCCTACACGCCGACGCCCGAACAACTTATGGAATTGCAGCTTCGCCCCGAGGACGTCGAAGGCCGCACGTTCTATTTCGGCGCCGGCTGCGACTACTGCAACGGAACCGGCTATCGCGGTCGCGTTGGTATTTTTGAGACAATGGTCTTCAACGAAGAGATTCGCGATCTGGTCATGAACAATGCCTCCACCGGCATCCTCCGCGAAGCCGCCCAGCGCAACGGCATGCGCACCCTGCGCGAAAGCGGCCTGCTGGCCATTTACGATGGCATCACGACGATTGAAGAAGTCGTGAAGGAGACGGTGCTGACGGAATGA
- a CDS encoding HU family DNA-binding protein, with the protein MANAKSMSKSALISHLAEKNEMTRKQVIAFMDSLVDTAYKQAKNSFTLPGIGKLVLVNRKARMGRNPATGEAIKIPAKKVVKFRVAKAAKEAILTGKK; encoded by the coding sequence ATGGCAAACGCAAAAAGCATGAGCAAGTCAGCCCTGATCAGCCACCTCGCCGAGAAGAACGAGATGACGCGCAAGCAGGTCATCGCCTTCATGGATTCGCTGGTGGACACGGCCTACAAGCAGGCCAAGAACAGCTTCACCCTGCCGGGCATCGGCAAGCTTGTCCTGGTCAACCGCAAGGCGCGGATGGGTCGCAACCCGGCCACCGGCGAGGCGATCAAGATCCCCGCTAAGAAAGTTGTCAAGTTTCGCGTGGCCAAGGCCGCCAAGGAAGCCATCCTCACCGGCAAGAAGTAA
- the tadA gene encoding Flp pilus assembly complex ATPase component TadA — protein sequence MAKKRKKLGEILQEQGLVSRDDADRAALYASNNQKRIGEAMIELEIASEDDVYKALATQHGLEYVEITKGLIPPEVLALVPDKICKHNLILPLASENGHMKVIIHDPLDLDTLDMLRFRLGVSEVIPVISPKSRIKAYIEKYLSGAERSLDELSRSMDASVDASLDQDARGVKKSTATEEDPDAPIIKLINMMISEAVRTRASDIHVEPMSDRVRVRYRIDGVCLERENVPKRLQNAVTTRLKIMAGVDIAEKRVPQDGRIKMRIGGKDIDFRVSCCPAVHGESIVLRILRPDSAAVGVQQLGFEADDYERFTKIISRPNGMFLVTGPTGSGKTTTLYAALQELNRPDKKIITAEDPVEYVFPGMNQCQVREDIGLGFDKILRSMLRQAPNIILVGEIRDLSVGEIAVQAALTGHLVFSTLHTNDAPSALTRLIDMGIKPFLIASSVQAIMAQRLVRILCKECRQPDTNPDPIQLKLCGFKPEQLEGKTIYRPGGCSACNNTGYRGRRGIFEMLIMNSELRELAFNRASVTQVRRAAKATGMRTLLEDGQRKILAGATSIEEILRIAQDEVGGV from the coding sequence ATGGCCAAGAAGCGCAAGAAGCTCGGTGAGATTCTCCAGGAACAGGGGTTGGTGTCGCGCGACGACGCCGATCGTGCCGCCCTGTACGCGAGCAACAACCAGAAGCGCATCGGCGAGGCGATGATCGAATTGGAAATCGCCTCCGAGGATGACGTTTACAAAGCCCTCGCGACCCAGCATGGCCTGGAGTACGTCGAAATCACCAAGGGACTGATCCCGCCCGAAGTGCTGGCCCTGGTGCCGGACAAGATCTGCAAGCACAACCTGATCCTGCCGTTGGCGAGCGAGAACGGTCACATGAAGGTGATCATTCACGATCCGCTCGATCTTGACACGTTGGACATGCTTCGGTTTCGGCTGGGCGTGAGCGAAGTGATCCCGGTCATCTCGCCCAAATCGCGTATCAAGGCGTACATCGAAAAGTACCTCTCCGGCGCGGAGCGTTCGCTGGATGAGTTGTCGCGCAGCATGGACGCCTCGGTCGATGCCTCGCTCGATCAGGACGCGCGCGGCGTCAAGAAGTCGACGGCGACCGAGGAAGACCCGGACGCACCGATCATCAAGCTCATCAACATGATGATCAGCGAGGCGGTGCGCACCCGGGCGAGCGATATTCACGTCGAGCCGATGAGTGATCGCGTGCGCGTGCGCTATCGTATCGACGGGGTATGTCTTGAGCGCGAGAACGTGCCGAAGCGCCTGCAAAACGCCGTGACGACCCGCTTGAAGATCATGGCCGGTGTCGATATTGCCGAGAAGCGCGTGCCGCAGGACGGACGCATCAAGATGCGCATCGGCGGAAAGGACATCGACTTTCGCGTGAGCTGCTGCCCGGCGGTCCACGGCGAGTCGATCGTGCTTCGTATCCTGCGGCCCGATTCCGCCGCGGTCGGTGTGCAGCAATTGGGTTTTGAGGCCGACGACTACGAGCGTTTCACGAAGATCATCTCCCGGCCCAACGGCATGTTCCTGGTCACCGGTCCGACGGGTTCGGGCAAGACGACCACGCTGTACGCCGCGTTGCAGGAATTGAACCGGCCCGACAAGAAAATCATCACCGCCGAGGATCCGGTCGAGTATGTGTTCCCCGGCATGAACCAGTGCCAGGTGCGCGAGGACATCGGGCTGGGTTTCGACAAGATTCTGCGCTCCATGCTGCGCCAGGCGCCGAACATCATCCTGGTCGGAGAAATCCGCGATCTGTCGGTCGGTGAGATCGCCGTGCAGGCGGCCCTGACCGGACACCTCGTGTTCTCAACGCTGCACACCAACGACGCGCCCAGCGCTCTGACGCGTCTGATCGACATGGGCATCAAGCCCTTCCTGATCGCAAGCAGCGTGCAGGCGATCATGGCCCAGCGCCTGGTTCGCATTCTGTGCAAAGAGTGCCGCCAGCCCGATACGAATCCGGACCCCATTCAGCTCAAACTCTGCGGCTTCAAGCCCGAGCAGCTTGAAGGCAAGACGATCTATCGTCCCGGCGGCTGCTCGGCATGCAACAACACGGGTTACCGCGGCCGGCGCGGCATCTTTGAAATGCTCATCATGAACAGCGAGCTGCGTGAGCTGGCGTTCAATCGGGCCTCGGTCACACAGGTACGCCGCGCGGCCAAGGCCACGGGCATGCGCACGCTGCTGGAAGACGGCCAGCGGAAGATTCTCGCCGGCGCGACCTCCATCGAGGAAATTCTGCGCATCGCACAGGACGAAGTCGGTGGCGTCTGA
- a CDS encoding leucyl/phenylalanyl-tRNA--protein transferase — translation MSRGPKLTADLLLTTYAQGIFPMGVGGRIGWFCPDPRAILPLERFRPSKSLMQTVRSGRYEIRIDTAFEEVMRGCAAREEGSWINPRIVEVYCELFDRGYGHSVEAWREGQLCGGLYGVALGGVFFGESMFHRARDASKAALVALVDRMKARGFTLLDIQYLTPHLERFGAVEIPHARFMELLRAALRASARFTD, via the coding sequence ATGTCGCGCGGGCCGAAACTAACGGCGGATCTGTTGCTGACCACCTATGCGCAGGGGATCTTCCCAATGGGCGTGGGCGGGCGGATTGGGTGGTTCTGTCCCGATCCGCGGGCGATCCTGCCGTTGGAGCGGTTTCGGCCGTCGAAGTCGCTAATGCAGACGGTTCGCAGCGGTCGGTATGAGATTCGCATTGACACGGCGTTCGAAGAGGTGATGCGCGGTTGCGCGGCCCGCGAGGAGGGGAGCTGGATCAATCCGCGGATAGTCGAGGTCTACTGCGAGCTGTTTGATCGCGGCTACGGGCACAGCGTGGAAGCCTGGCGCGAGGGGCAATTGTGCGGCGGGTTGTATGGCGTGGCGTTGGGGGGCGTGTTCTTCGGCGAGAGCATGTTTCATCGGGCGCGGGACGCGAGCAAGGCGGCGCTGGTGGCGCTGGTGGATCGGATGAAGGCGCGGGGGTTCACGTTGCTGGACATTCAGTATCTGACGCCGCACCTGGAGCGTTTCGGGGCGGTGGAGATTCCGCACGCGCGGTTCATGGAATTGCTGCGCGCAGCGTTGCGCGCGTCGGCACGTTTCACGGATTGA
- the tsaD gene encoding tRNA (adenosine(37)-N6)-threonylcarbamoyltransferase complex transferase subunit TsaD, whose translation MGMILGIETSCDETAAAVVADGREVRSNLIATQYDLHAKYGGVVPELASRAHLEQLDALIREALAAAGVTPADLDGIAVTARPGLIGCLLIGVTAAKALAWAWGKPLIGVDHLEAHATSAAILPDHDPWPAVSLVVSGGHTSLFRVEDVERITLLGATVDDAAGEAFDKVASILKLGYPGGPVVDRRARLGDPERVRFPRSMPGDGLDFSFSGLKTAVLYHVHGPGRTFGGLERISEQDVNDVCAAFSAAAVDVLVDRSMQALERTGLRTLLVGGGVAANSMLRVRLEQRCRERGVTLHVTPPAYCTDNAAMIAALGHRLLKRGRRDDFRLTASARRD comes from the coding sequence ATGGGCATGATTCTGGGGATTGAAACATCGTGCGATGAAACGGCCGCCGCCGTCGTGGCGGACGGGCGCGAGGTTCGATCAAACCTGATCGCCACGCAATACGATCTCCACGCCAAGTATGGCGGCGTCGTGCCGGAGCTGGCGTCGCGCGCCCACCTTGAACAACTCGACGCCTTGATTCGCGAAGCCCTTGCGGCGGCGGGCGTGACGCCGGCCGATCTCGACGGCATCGCGGTGACGGCGCGACCGGGGCTGATCGGCTGCCTGTTGATCGGCGTGACGGCGGCCAAGGCGCTGGCGTGGGCCTGGGGCAAGCCGCTCATCGGGGTGGACCACCTCGAAGCGCATGCGACCAGCGCGGCGATCTTGCCGGATCACGATCCGTGGCCGGCGGTCTCGTTGGTCGTATCGGGCGGACATACGTCGTTGTTTCGGGTGGAGGACGTGGAACGCATCACGCTGCTGGGCGCGACGGTGGATGATGCGGCGGGCGAGGCGTTCGACAAGGTGGCGAGCATCCTCAAGCTGGGGTATCCCGGCGGGCCGGTGGTGGATCGGCGAGCGCGGCTGGGTGATCCGGAGCGCGTGCGGTTTCCGCGGTCCATGCCGGGAGACGGGCTGGATTTCTCGTTCAGCGGTTTGAAGACGGCGGTCTTGTATCACGTCCACGGCCCGGGCCGCACCTTCGGTGGGCTGGAGCGGATTAGCGAACAGGACGTGAATGACGTTTGCGCGGCGTTCTCGGCGGCGGCGGTGGACGTGCTCGTGGATCGTTCGATGCAGGCCCTGGAGCGGACTGGCCTGCGTACGCTGCTCGTGGGCGGCGGCGTGGCGGCGAATTCGATGCTTCGTGTCCGGCTGGAGCAGCGATGCCGGGAGCGCGGCGTGACGCTCCATGTGACGCCGCCGGCGTACTGCACCGACAACGCGGCGATGATTGCGGCGCTGGGACATCGGCTCCTGAAACGCGGACGACGGGACGACTTCCGCCTGACCGCGTCGGCACGCCGCGACTGA
- a CDS encoding S41 family peptidase, whose translation MPKRNVAWILVIAVITLLMWQLPQKIAERDVIYRAFGPLADARAQIHKRHVNVTDDDELVRAAVDAGLRAMVAQLHDSHAIYLSQSEYERFRSRTDGVFGGIGVDVWLTPAGLEVLSRDPNSPAAQAGILPGDIITHIDGHAANALTLVDAVNNLLNGPPDTEAELTIVRPTDSVAKPPHVMKVRRTEIHVDSIRGWLRQGAGGWNYVLDPVERVAYVRLTKFTQDVDERLDSVMAGLLQQGLRGLILDLRDNTGGLLDSARETADRFLDAGLIVRTGGRRVDDKQWFAMRDGTYPAFPMVVLINGSTASAAEIVAGALRDHRRALVVGERSYGKGSVQEVVELDNNCGAIKLTTSYYFLPSGQCIDRTFRSGSKDAWGVMPTVEVVLSDRQRKKCVDAWREVTRELVPPASQPATQPTSETVDAAAASKRLLEADLQLKKGYELLLERLASGVPAESPATTQPGAN comes from the coding sequence ATGCCCAAACGAAATGTCGCGTGGATTCTGGTGATTGCGGTCATCACGCTGCTGATGTGGCAGCTTCCCCAGAAGATCGCCGAGCGTGACGTGATCTATCGCGCGTTCGGCCCGCTGGCCGACGCGCGGGCGCAGATTCACAAGCGCCACGTCAACGTGACGGATGACGACGAACTGGTGCGCGCCGCGGTCGATGCGGGCCTCCGCGCGATGGTCGCGCAGCTTCATGATTCCCACGCCATCTACTTGAGCCAATCCGAATACGAGCGCTTTCGCAGCCGGACCGACGGCGTGTTCGGCGGCATCGGCGTCGATGTCTGGTTGACGCCGGCGGGCCTGGAAGTGTTGAGCCGGGACCCGAATTCGCCCGCGGCCCAGGCGGGCATTCTGCCGGGCGACATCATCACGCACATCGACGGCCATGCCGCCAACGCGTTGACGCTGGTGGATGCGGTGAACAACCTGCTCAACGGACCGCCCGATACGGAGGCGGAGTTGACAATCGTTCGCCCGACGGACTCGGTGGCGAAGCCGCCGCATGTGATGAAGGTTCGCCGCACCGAGATTCATGTGGATTCGATCCGCGGATGGCTCCGACAGGGTGCGGGGGGGTGGAATTACGTACTGGATCCGGTTGAGCGCGTAGCGTATGTTCGGTTGACCAAGTTCACGCAGGATGTCGACGAGCGGCTGGACAGCGTGATGGCGGGCCTGCTTCAGCAGGGGTTGCGTGGGCTGATTCTCGATTTGCGTGATAACACGGGCGGCTTGCTGGACAGCGCGCGCGAGACGGCGGACCGATTCCTGGACGCGGGGCTGATCGTGCGCACCGGCGGCCGCCGCGTGGACGACAAGCAGTGGTTCGCGATGCGCGACGGGACGTACCCGGCCTTTCCGATGGTGGTGTTGATCAATGGTTCGACGGCGAGCGCGGCCGAGATCGTGGCGGGGGCGCTGCGTGATCATCGGCGAGCGCTCGTGGTCGGCGAGCGCAGTTACGGCAAGGGCAGCGTGCAGGAGGTCGTGGAGCTGGACAACAACTGCGGCGCGATCAAGTTGACGACATCGTACTATTTTCTCCCGAGCGGGCAGTGCATCGATCGCACGTTTCGCTCCGGTTCGAAGGATGCCTGGGGCGTGATGCCGACCGTGGAAGTCGTGCTGTCGGATCGCCAGCGGAAGAAGTGCGTCGATGCCTGGCGCGAAGTCACGCGCGAACTGGTGCCGCCCGCCTCGCAGCCCGCGACCCAGCCAACCTCCGAAACCGTTGACGCGGCTGCCGCGAGCAAGCGGCTGCTCGAAGCCGACCTCCAATTGAAGAAGGGTTACGAATTGTTGCTGGAGCGACTGGCCTCCGGCGTGCCGGCTGAAAGCCCCGCGACGACGCAGCCCGGAGCGAACTGA
- a CDS encoding glycosyltransferase family 39 protein, whose protein sequence is MAAMLLARSSAVRLETLWDEQVDHDIAVALRDEPLRGESPALDASQTRLPMYLCAAAMKLTGRSDLQLCRDVSLVLGGLTIVLSAALAHLLFGGWTALLAATLLAASPYFLSFSRIAMTEGDIAFSCAVVAALLAYLHDLRHPTPSRWLLAGVLLGLAIGAKLFAIFLVPVFVVLATSTRAPRQSSPNPGDSASPRTMDPWLAGSLAAGLAASLCAAFLAVGSRDRAVAAWSVAAAAWLLVAANALFRRPMLPTAPLVRLVAAIMLAGLTFGAVMPVHLTSHEILREIARRTLRWDNTVPLALWSDHLRLYTGIVLIKLSIPFGLLTAIALPYAAFVERSDGRWRPCIIAIIFYIVLICFLPLRQTFYLMGVYPMMVVLTAAFAVELVRRLRQRSTTASALAVTLFGVCLVHLGFRVATAYPYFHLYGYDRVGDRWMGREARGYRNLIQTPSDGVEELLQWCATNNAVRPTDRVVSFLWEDRIVRKTLESLPRSIQLTPRGLTEESDKLPPQPDVQHADWILLHINNRLGYGDRPPDWPPAALLEAQFTVAHAVRRGPIEVAWVYGRRDKLENTQKP, encoded by the coding sequence ATGGCTGCGATGCTGCTCGCGCGATCCTCCGCCGTCCGACTCGAAACCCTCTGGGATGAACAGGTCGATCACGACATCGCCGTCGCCTTGCGCGACGAACCGCTCCGCGGCGAATCCCCCGCGCTCGACGCCTCACAGACCCGCCTCCCGATGTACCTCTGCGCCGCGGCCATGAAGCTCACCGGCCGCTCGGATTTACAACTCTGTCGCGATGTCAGCCTCGTCCTCGGCGGCCTCACCATCGTCCTCTCGGCCGCGCTGGCGCATCTGCTCTTCGGCGGCTGGACCGCCCTGCTCGCGGCGACGTTGCTCGCAGCCTCGCCCTACTTTCTCTCCTTTTCGCGGATCGCCATGACCGAGGGAGACATCGCCTTTTCCTGCGCGGTGGTCGCCGCGCTGCTCGCCTACCTACACGACCTTCGCCATCCGACACCATCACGCTGGCTCCTCGCCGGTGTCCTGCTTGGACTTGCAATTGGCGCGAAGCTTTTCGCGATCTTTCTCGTCCCCGTCTTCGTCGTCCTGGCGACTTCCACCCGCGCACCCCGGCAATCATCGCCAAACCCCGGCGATTCCGCCTCGCCACGCACAATGGATCCCTGGCTGGCTGGATCCCTCGCGGCCGGCCTCGCCGCCTCGCTCTGTGCAGCCTTTCTCGCCGTGGGTTCGCGCGATCGAGCGGTCGCCGCCTGGAGCGTCGCCGCCGCCGCATGGCTGCTCGTTGCTGCAAATGCCTTATTTCGACGTCCGATGCTGCCGACGGCTCCGCTTGTCCGCCTCGTTGCGGCGATCATGCTTGCCGGGCTGACCTTTGGTGCGGTCATGCCCGTCCACCTGACCTCGCACGAAATCCTCCGTGAAATCGCCCGCAGAACACTTCGATGGGACAACACCGTCCCGCTGGCGCTCTGGAGCGATCACCTGCGACTTTACACCGGTATTGTCCTCATCAAGCTCTCCATCCCCTTCGGGCTGCTGACGGCGATCGCCCTGCCCTACGCAGCCTTTGTCGAGCGTTCCGACGGCCGCTGGCGCCCCTGCATCATCGCCATCATTTTCTACATCGTCTTGATCTGCTTCCTACCGCTGCGGCAGACGTTCTACCTCATGGGCGTATACCCGATGATGGTCGTTCTCACGGCCGCCTTCGCCGTCGAGCTGGTCCGCCGACTTAGGCAGCGCAGCACGACGGCATCGGCCCTTGCGGTGACCCTGTTCGGCGTGTGCCTCGTTCATCTTGGCTTCCGCGTCGCGACGGCTTATCCATACTTTCATCTGTATGGCTACGACCGCGTCGGAGATCGTTGGATGGGCCGCGAGGCACGCGGCTATCGCAATCTCATCCAGACGCCCAGCGACGGCGTGGAAGAACTGCTTCAATGGTGCGCCACGAATAACGCCGTTCGACCCACCGACCGCGTCGTAAGCTTCCTCTGGGAAGATCGCATCGTGCGAAAAACTCTCGAATCGCTGCCCCGATCAATTCAACTCACGCCCCGCGGGCTGACCGAAGAATCCGACAAGCTGCCCCCGCAACCCGATGTCCAGCACGCCGATTGGATCCTCCTGCACATTAACAATCGGCTGGGCTACGGCGATCGTCCACCTGACTGGCCCCCCGCCGCGCTGCTCGAAGCTCAATTCACGGTTGCCCATGCGGTTCGGCGCGGGCCGATCGAAGTGGCCTGGGTGTACGGTCGCCGGGATAAGCTTGAAAACACCCAAAAACCTTAG
- a CDS encoding type IV pilus twitching motility protein PilT: protein MATIHIDRLLETCIKKGGSDIHISVGRPPVIRLHGRLRQLETKVLEPEDCVALMKSITPDRNQQELQEEGGTDFGFAFGDAGRFRVAVFRQKGNISIVLRLIPSRFLSFEEIGLPPICRALCRRPRGLFLVTGPTGSGKTTTLASMLNYINNEMDRHIVTVEDPIEYYHQHKKSLINQREVGNDVPSFAEALRRVLRQDPDVILVGEMRDLETISNAILAAETGHLVFSTLHTTGCQGTVNRIIDAFPHEQQDQIRVQLSTSLIAVLSQALMPRKPSGMVAAYEFMVVTPAIANLIRENKTFRIDSAIQTGKKYGMQLLDEHLWSLYERGLIEADEMLDKARHASELQEKLEKAGKLHEAGDSLITIKDEAAAEGEKGKE, encoded by the coding sequence ATGGCAACGATTCACATTGACCGTTTGTTGGAGACCTGCATCAAAAAGGGCGGGTCGGACATTCACATTTCCGTCGGGCGACCGCCGGTGATCCGTCTGCACGGCCGCCTGCGCCAGCTTGAGACGAAAGTGCTGGAGCCGGAGGACTGCGTCGCCCTGATGAAGTCCATCACGCCCGACCGCAATCAACAGGAATTGCAGGAAGAGGGCGGGACGGACTTCGGCTTTGCCTTCGGCGATGCGGGCCGCTTCCGCGTTGCGGTCTTTCGGCAAAAAGGCAACATCTCCATCGTTCTGCGGCTGATCCCCAGCCGGTTTCTGTCGTTTGAGGAAATCGGCCTGCCGCCCATCTGCCGCGCTCTCTGCCGTCGGCCGCGCGGGCTGTTTCTGGTCACCGGTCCGACGGGTTCGGGCAAGACGACCACGCTGGCGTCCATGTTGAATTACATCAACAACGAAATGGACCGCCACATCGTGACGGTTGAAGACCCGATCGAGTATTACCACCAGCACAAGAAGAGCCTGATCAACCAGCGCGAAGTCGGGAACGACGTGCCAAGCTTCGCCGAGGCGCTCCGCCGCGTGCTGCGACAGGACCCGGACGTCATCCTCGTCGGTGAAATGCGCGATCTGGAAACAATCTCCAACGCCATCCTCGCCGCCGAAACCGGCCACTTGGTCTTTTCCACGCTGCATACCACGGGCTGCCAGGGAACGGTGAATCGTATCATCGATGCTTTCCCGCATGAGCAGCAGGATCAGATCCGAGTGCAGCTATCGACTTCGCTCATCGCCGTGCTTAGCCAGGCCCTCATGCCGAGGAAGCCGTCGGGCATGGTCGCGGCGTATGAATTCATGGTGGTCACGCCGGCCATCGCCAACCTGATCCGCGAGAACAAGACCTTTCGTATCGACTCGGCCATTCAAACCGGCAAGAAGTACGGAATGCAGTTGCTCGATGAGCACCTCTGGTCGCTCTACGAGCGCGGCCTGATCGAGGCCGACGAAATGCTCGACAAGGCTCGGCACGCGTCAGAGCTTCAGGAGAAGCTGGAGAAGGCCGGCAAGTTGCACGAGGCCGGAGACTCGTTGATTACAATCAAGGATGAGGCCGCTGCCGAGGGTGAAAAGGGCAAGGAATAG
- a CDS encoding DinB family protein has translation MNYDLSHALEILQRTPRVLRAWLDGLSREWTHTNYGEGTFTPYDVIGHLIHGERTDWIVRARILLEHGPARPFDAYDRYAQFEESRGKSLSQLLDEFERLRKENIAALRAMAPTAEQLAARGTHPRLGSVTLENLLATWVAHDLNHMAQIAKCMATQYVAAVGPWRQYLTILQTPVTAMDDDGQRRAKAARGE, from the coding sequence ATGAACTACGACCTCTCCCACGCCCTCGAAATCCTCCAGCGCACTCCGCGCGTCCTGCGCGCCTGGCTCGACGGCTTGAGTCGCGAGTGGACGCACACAAACTACGGCGAGGGCACGTTCACGCCGTACGATGTCATCGGCCATCTCATTCACGGGGAGCGGACCGACTGGATCGTCCGCGCGAGGATCCTTCTCGAGCACGGCCCCGCGCGACCGTTCGATGCGTACGATCGATATGCCCAGTTCGAGGAATCGCGCGGCAAGTCGCTATCGCAACTGCTGGACGAGTTTGAGCGATTGCGGAAGGAAAACATCGCGGCGCTGCGGGCGATGGCGCCGACGGCCGAGCAGCTTGCCGCGCGCGGCACGCACCCGCGGCTGGGCAGCGTGACGCTCGAAAACCTGCTGGCGACGTGGGTGGCGCACGATCTGAATCACATGGCCCAGATCGCCAAGTGCATGGCGACGCAATACGTCGCGGCAGTTGGCCCGTGGCGGCAATACCTGACGATCCTACAGACACCGGTGACGGCGATGGACGACGATGGCCAAAGGCGGGCGAAGGCGGCGCGGGGGGAGTGA